The genomic segment TCCTTACCTGTTGGAGTGCGCCATCAAGGAGAATGAAGACATCGTTCCGATGACGCTGCCGGGCAAGAGTGTAGATGAGATGCAACTTGAGTTGAATTATTAAAAGCTTTCGGCTATATATAATAAGGTGTAAATTCCTTCATGAGGGAGCATCCTCCGAAAAGGAAAGACTCCGAAAAGTAACCGATTATTTTTAAAATTTGGAAAAATGGAGAATAACAACGAAAAGAAATTATATACATTGCTTGTTTACTCAGAAAACATTGCCGGTATCCTGAATCAGATTACTGCCGTGTTTACTCGCAGACAGGTAAACATTGAGAGCTTGAATGTTTCGGCCAGCAGTATCAAGAATATACACAAGTATACCATCACGGTTTGGAGTGTTGAAGAGCAGATTGAGAAAATCAACAAGGCAATAGAGAAGAAGATTGACGTGGTGAAGAGCGATTACTACACCGACGACCAGATCTTCATCCATGAAGTGGCTCTCTTCAAGATTTCCACTCCGGTATTGCTTGAAAATCCAGAGGTTTCGCGCACCATCCGCAAGCATGATGCCCGCATGATGGAGGTGAATCCTACCTACAGTACCGTGCTTCTGGCAGGACTTACCGAAGACATCGCCGACCTCTTCCAGCAGCTTAACAGCTACAACTGCCTCCTTCAGTATACCCGAAGCGGCAGAATCGCTGTTACGAGAAGTTTTGACGAACCCATCTCTGATTATCTCAAGCAGAATTCAGAAGAATAGATTTCTTTTATATTTTGATGCCCTTTGTTCCTCTGGCTTCAAACTAGCGGAGCAGGGGGCTTTTTCGGTTTAAAACAACAAGACAAACAACAAGATAAAAGGACGAGACAGATATTATGGAACAGAAAATATTAGATAAGGTAGGGCGTTACGAATTTCTTTCGGAGCCTTTCCACTGCGATTTCAGCAGCCACCTCTTTATGGGGCATCTCGGAAATCATCTGCTCAATGCTGCCGATTTTCACAGCAACGACCGCGGGTTCGGCATGAACTACCTCATGCCCCAACACAAGACATGGGTTCTCAGCCGACTGGCCATTGAGATGGCAGAGATGCCGAAGTCTTACGACCGCTTTGTGATAGAAACCTGGTGCGAGAGTGCCATGAAATATTTCACATCCCGAGATTTCAAAATCTGCGGCAAGACATCATCATCAGAAGAAGCCAAGGTTTACGGTTACGGCAAGAGCGTGTGGGCAATGATTGATACGGAAACCCGACAGCCTGTTGATATTTTTGAAATTCACGACGGGCTTATCAAAGAATATATTGATTCGGACAAACCTTGTCCTATCCAGGCAAGTTCGAGAGTGAAAATGGGCAAGGATGCCAAGCTGGTGAGAACCATTGACACCTATTATCATGATGTAGATGTTAACGGGCACATCAACTCGGTAAAATACATCGAACATATCCTCGACCTCTTTGATCTGGATTATTACAAAAATCACTTTTTGCAAAGATTTGAGATAGCTTACGTAGCAGAAAGTCACCAGGGAGACCAACTTCATTTCTATTTGGAAGAAACAAGTGAGGCAGAAAAAATGCAAGAATACTGCATAAAGATAACAAAAACCAGCAAAAATGACGCAAATGAGGTGGAAGTTGTAAGAAGTAAGGCTAAATTTATTAAAAATTGAAAGAAAAATTTGGTAGTTTCATTTTATTTGCTTATCTTTGCACTCAGAAAATAAGAATAAACCCAGAGCCGCCTTCTTGGATAGGGGGTGGACGGATCAAACAGGCTCTCTTTGGATAAGAATTCAGCTCGCATCCGTATGGACAAGTATAACCCGCGGCTCCACAAACGGCAAGCCGCACAAAAAATTAAAAAATATGGCAGAAATGAATTTCGGTGGCGTAATGGAAACTGTTGTCACCAGTCATGAATTTTCATTGGAGAAAGCACGTGAAGTATTGAAGAACGAAACAATCGCAGTTATCGGTTATGGTATCCAGGGTCCTGGTCAGGCTTGTAACCTTCGCGATAATGGTTTCAACGTCATCGTCGGACAGCGTCAGGGTAAGACCTACGAGAAGTGTCTGAAGGATGGTTGGGTTCCTGGTAAGACTCTGTTCTCTATCGAGGAAGCTGCTGAAAAGGGTACTATCATCTGTATGTTGCTTTCTGATGCCGGTCAGATTGCATGCTGGCCAAAGATTAAGCCATACCTCACACCAGGTAAGACTTTGTATTATTCACATGGTTTCGCTATCAACTGGAGCGACCGTACAGGCGTTGTTCCACCAAAGGATATTGATGTTATCATGGTTGCTCCTAAGGGTTCTGGTACTTCTCTCCGCACTATGTTCTGTGAGGGGCGTGGTTTGAACTGCTCTTACGCTGTATACCAGGATGCATCTGGCAAGGCAGAGGATAAGACTATTGCCTTCGGTATCGGTATCGGTGCCGGTTATTTGTTCAAGACAACATTCCAGCGTGAGGCTACTTCTGACCTCACAGGTGAGCGTGGCTCATTGATGGGTGCAATTGAGGGATTGTTGGAGGCACAGTATGACGTGCTCCGCGAGAATGGTCACTCACCATCTGAGGCTTTCAACGAGACTGTTGAGGAGCTCACACAGAGCCTTGGCCCTCTCTTCGGTGCTAAGGGTATGGATTGGATGTATGCTAACTGTTCAACAACAGCTCAGCGTGGTGCTCTTGACTGGGCTCCTCGTTTCCGTGAGGCTATCAAGCCTGTAATGGAGTGGTTGTACTACTCTGTAAAGACAGGTAACGAGGCTCAGATTTCTA from the Segatella copri genome contains:
- the ilvN gene encoding acetolactate synthase small subunit, with amino-acid sequence MENNNEKKLYTLLVYSENIAGILNQITAVFTRRQVNIESLNVSASSIKNIHKYTITVWSVEEQIEKINKAIEKKIDVVKSDYYTDDQIFIHEVALFKISTPVLLENPEVSRTIRKHDARMMEVNPTYSTVLLAGLTEDIADLFQQLNSYNCLLQYTRSGRIAVTRSFDEPISDYLKQNSEE
- a CDS encoding acyl-[acyl-carrier-protein] thioesterase, which encodes MEQKILDKVGRYEFLSEPFHCDFSSHLFMGHLGNHLLNAADFHSNDRGFGMNYLMPQHKTWVLSRLAIEMAEMPKSYDRFVIETWCESAMKYFTSRDFKICGKTSSSEEAKVYGYGKSVWAMIDTETRQPVDIFEIHDGLIKEYIDSDKPCPIQASSRVKMGKDAKLVRTIDTYYHDVDVNGHINSVKYIEHILDLFDLDYYKNHFLQRFEIAYVAESHQGDQLHFYLEETSEAEKMQEYCIKITKTSKNDANEVEVVRSKAKFIKN
- the ilvC gene encoding ketol-acid reductoisomerase translates to MAEMNFGGVMETVVTSHEFSLEKAREVLKNETIAVIGYGIQGPGQACNLRDNGFNVIVGQRQGKTYEKCLKDGWVPGKTLFSIEEAAEKGTIICMLLSDAGQIACWPKIKPYLTPGKTLYYSHGFAINWSDRTGVVPPKDIDVIMVAPKGSGTSLRTMFCEGRGLNCSYAVYQDASGKAEDKTIAFGIGIGAGYLFKTTFQREATSDLTGERGSLMGAIEGLLEAQYDVLRENGHSPSEAFNETVEELTQSLGPLFGAKGMDWMYANCSTTAQRGALDWAPRFREAIKPVMEWLYYSVKTGNEAQISIDKNSQADYREKLNAELEAMRNKEMWQAGVTVRKLRPENN